CCGGCCCGTGTAGTAGTAGATGTGGTCGGGATAGGTGCCGTTGGGGTCGAAGTCGGGATCGTCCGGCGCCTTGATGCGCAGCCCGCTCGACATCTGCAGGATGTCGGAGATCTTGATCTGCTGCCGCCCATCGCCAGCGCCTTGCCACTCGGCAATCGGCGCCGGCTGGTCGAGCTTGTAGTCGCCCCGCTTGATGAGCACGCCCATCATCGTGGCCACGACGCTCTTGCCCATCGACCACGATTCGAGCGGTGTCGTTGCGCCGATGCCGTTCATGTAGCGCTCCGCAACGATGCGCCCTTTGTGCGTGACCACGAAGGCCGAGGTGTAGGCCTCCGGCGTGCCGAACGCAGCTTCGACGGCCTGGTTCACCTTGGCCATGTTGACTTCGGACGGCGGCGCGTCGCCCGGCAGCACGTCGCCCATCGGCCAGGGTTGCGTCGCCGGGTCGGGCAGCGTGGTCTTGACCTCGACGGGCATGAAGAACACATCGTCCCTGCCGGCCGGGAGCGTGACGCAGCCCTGCGAGCCGAAATGGCGCGCCACCAGCGTCGGCCCGTTGGGAATCGAGATGCGAACCTCTTTCTTCACGCGGTCGACCACGGGCTTGCCGACGTTCTTGCGCTGCTCGTACGGCCCCACGAAGTAGCCGAGGCTTTCAGCGGCAACGTCGGGGTCGATGCCCGTGATGAACACTGCCGAGCACATCGTCTTGGCATAGCCCGAAGTGTTGTGCTCCAGCACGTTGCCGGGAGGCGGCACGTAGGGCGTGTTCAGTTCGAGCGCCCGTGCCCGGGCAATGAGCGCTTCGCGTTCGGGCAACTGCGCCGTGGTGGGCGGGGGTGGTGCCACCGGAACACCGACGACTCCGCCGCCTCCACCCCCGCCGCCGCCGCCGCCGCAAGAGGCCAGCGCGGCTGCCAGGCTCAGGGCCGCGGCGGTCGTGACAAGGGAACGGCGGAACGAGCAATTCATTGGCGGTCCTTCGAAAGCGTCGCGATGGGAGCGTTGGTTTGCATTGTGCAAACTTCGACACCGGCGGGATTGTGTGTGAATCCCATGCGGCCGCCTAGCGCTTTTCAAGACGCGCGCAGGCGATGTAGCTCCAAGGTTCTCATCCCGCACACACCGCTAGCGGCACATGTCGTACCCGCCGGTTTCCAGGTGAAGGTGGTCCCGGTGCGCGGCGTTGTAGTCGGGGCCGAGCACACCATTGAAATAGCGGCAGGCACCGCGGTGTGCATCGAGCAGCAGCAGGGCGGCGGGGTCGTTCGTGCTGCTTGCCGCATCGGCCGCACCGCTGCGAGGCCAGGCCTGCAGCACCGTGATGCGACGGCCGTCGG
The Variovorax paradoxus genome window above contains:
- a CDS encoding serine hydrolase domain-containing protein → MNCSFRRSLVTTAAALSLAAALASCGGGGGGGGGGGVVGVPVAPPPPTTAQLPEREALIARARALELNTPYVPPPGNVLEHNTSGYAKTMCSAVFITGIDPDVAAESLGYFVGPYEQRKNVGKPVVDRVKKEVRISIPNGPTLVARHFGSQGCVTLPAGRDDVFFMPVEVKTTLPDPATQPWPMGDVLPGDAPPSEVNMAKVNQAVEAAFGTPEAYTSAFVVTHKGRIVAERYMNGIGATTPLESWSMGKSVVATMMGVLIKRGDYKLDQPAPIAEWQGAGDGRQQIKISDILQMSSGLRIKAPDDPDFDPNGTYPDHIYYYTGRINAFNYAATRPQQWPPGAVGRYRNTDPVLANYLVRLAVEKRGEEYLSFPQRALFDKIGIRSMVIETDPYGNFLTQGYDFMSARDWARLGNLYLQDGVWNGERILPEGFVNFVSSVAPAWAADKRPIYGGFFWINGMSSLAMPTSAYYMLGAGGQFVLVIPSHDLIVVRIGHSKGERFAGSTLNQALALLTAAVPRVR